A DNA window from Thermococcus sp. 4557 contains the following coding sequences:
- a CDS encoding MFS transporter, translated as MEAIENSRLNKFHYTLLAILGTVWAFIAVNTISAGFVIALLKNDPAFQGSLTKLGSLGSAALFGMLFGAWLFGYLADRIGRKKTLTLAVATFSIGSIVSSFAGSLDALITLRFIVGLGLGGSLPVASSYFAEFMPRSIRGAMISILESFWAIGTIIIGVVAILVKADWRGILLFGGAIILIIPLLLTLPESPRYLLVRGRVKEAEETIRRALGVSVKLEVPKGEKKASVMDLWRKYGRVTLMLTIAWFSIAFAYYGFFIWLPKFLSATLGITVFKSFQYFIITAIAQLPGYWSAAYLLERIGRKKTLSYYLLLSGIAGVGFYFAASSGNEAAIIASAIAFSFFNLGAWGAIYAYTPELYPTAVRGTGTGWAGAMARIGGGIAPILAGRIMELSGSALAVLVIAVVAIIGALDVLALGEETMGKALA; from the coding sequence ATGGAGGCCATCGAAAACTCCCGGTTGAATAAGTTCCACTACACGCTTTTAGCCATCCTCGGAACCGTATGGGCGTTCATAGCCGTGAACACCATCTCGGCAGGATTCGTCATAGCCCTGCTCAAGAACGACCCCGCCTTCCAGGGCAGCCTCACAAAGCTAGGCTCCCTCGGCTCGGCGGCGCTCTTCGGCATGCTCTTCGGCGCGTGGCTCTTCGGATATCTAGCCGACAGGATTGGGCGGAAGAAAACCCTCACCCTCGCGGTTGCCACATTCTCCATCGGCTCGATAGTCAGCTCCTTCGCGGGTAGCCTGGACGCCCTCATAACCCTGCGCTTCATCGTCGGCCTCGGCCTCGGCGGCTCGCTGCCGGTTGCAAGCTCCTACTTCGCCGAGTTCATGCCCCGCTCGATAAGGGGTGCGATGATTTCAATCCTCGAGAGCTTCTGGGCGATAGGAACGATAATCATAGGAGTGGTTGCCATCCTCGTGAAGGCCGACTGGAGGGGCATACTGCTCTTCGGCGGCGCGATAATACTCATCATTCCGCTGCTCCTCACCCTTCCCGAATCACCCCGCTACCTGCTCGTCAGGGGGCGCGTTAAGGAGGCCGAGGAGACCATAAGAAGGGCCCTCGGAGTGAGCGTTAAGCTTGAGGTTCCGAAAGGGGAAAAGAAAGCCTCGGTCATGGACCTCTGGAGAAAGTACGGAAGGGTTACACTTATGCTCACGATAGCCTGGTTCAGCATAGCCTTCGCCTACTACGGCTTCTTCATCTGGCTTCCGAAGTTCCTCTCGGCAACGCTGGGAATCACCGTCTTCAAGAGCTTCCAGTACTTCATCATCACCGCCATCGCCCAGCTACCCGGCTACTGGAGCGCCGCATACCTGCTTGAGAGAATCGGCCGGAAGAAGACCCTCTCCTACTACCTCCTGCTTTCTGGAATAGCCGGAGTCGGCTTCTACTTCGCGGCCAGCTCGGGGAACGAGGCGGCGATAATCGCGAGTGCGATAGCCTTCAGCTTCTTCAACCTCGGTGCCTGGGGAGCCATCTACGCTTACACGCCGGAGCTCTACCCGACGGCCGTCAGGGGCACCGGAACCGGCTGGGCGGGGGCGATGGCGAGGATAGGCGGGGGAATCGCACCGATCCTGGCCGGCAGGATAATGGAGCTGAGCGGGAGCGCTTTAGCAGTACTTGTGATTGCCGTGGTGGCGATAATCGGCGCGCTGGACGTCTTAGCGTTAGGGGAGGAGACGATGGGAAAGGCACTCGCTTGA
- a CDS encoding TldD/PmbA family protein has protein sequence MFDVNEFILKKAKELGFGDVVVLGYEMDRRQVRFANNEITVAKNWHERKVELFVELEKRVAGTSITELSEENIERTLKTLLSNMKGMAPKEDYYGIAEGPFQYKDIPETFDKAIVELDEPNEYVERAINAALEEGAKRVAGVLYTDHNRLYLTTSNGVEAFDEGSGIEISVRAFIGDLESGHGTNSVRVLKKFDPESAGRKAGEIAKMAQNPEQGPEGKFDVIFDPLAFANLLSYMSFMTSAYAAEAGFSFLVNKLGQKVANEIVTIKDVGNMPNGYGTRKFDDEGVPTRETTIIENGTFKTFLLNTSMAKKYGTETTANAGLIMPHAWNIVLEPGDYSREELFSEVKRGIYITNVWYTRFQNYVAGDFSTIPRDGIFLVENGELRPIRNIRVSDNFQRILEGIKALGKESYHIHWWEVSTPVSTPYVLVEDVGITRATK, from the coding sequence ATGTTCGACGTTAATGAGTTCATCCTGAAGAAGGCCAAGGAGCTTGGATTTGGCGATGTCGTCGTTCTGGGCTACGAGATGGACAGGCGCCAGGTTCGCTTCGCCAACAACGAGATAACCGTTGCCAAGAACTGGCACGAGAGGAAGGTGGAGCTGTTCGTCGAGCTTGAGAAACGCGTTGCCGGAACGAGCATCACCGAGCTGAGCGAGGAGAACATCGAGAGGACTCTGAAAACCCTCCTGAGCAACATGAAGGGCATGGCACCGAAGGAGGACTACTACGGCATCGCTGAGGGGCCGTTCCAGTATAAAGACATCCCGGAGACCTTCGACAAGGCCATAGTCGAACTCGACGAGCCGAACGAGTACGTGGAAAGGGCCATCAACGCCGCCCTTGAGGAGGGAGCTAAGAGGGTAGCAGGTGTTCTCTACACCGACCACAATAGGCTTTACCTGACCACGAGCAACGGCGTCGAGGCCTTCGACGAGGGCAGTGGGATAGAGATAAGCGTTAGGGCCTTCATCGGAGACCTTGAGAGCGGCCACGGAACGAACTCGGTTCGCGTTCTCAAGAAGTTCGACCCCGAGAGCGCCGGAAGAAAGGCCGGCGAGATAGCCAAGATGGCACAGAACCCGGAGCAGGGGCCGGAGGGGAAGTTTGACGTAATCTTCGACCCGTTGGCGTTTGCGAACCTGCTGAGCTACATGAGCTTTATGACATCCGCCTACGCGGCGGAGGCCGGTTTCAGCTTCCTGGTGAACAAGCTCGGCCAGAAAGTCGCTAATGAAATCGTCACGATAAAGGACGTCGGCAACATGCCCAACGGCTACGGAACGAGGAAGTTCGACGACGAGGGAGTGCCCACGAGGGAAACAACGATAATCGAGAACGGAACCTTCAAGACGTTCCTGCTCAACACGAGCATGGCAAAGAAGTACGGAACCGAGACAACGGCCAACGCGGGCCTCATAATGCCCCACGCGTGGAACATCGTCCTTGAGCCGGGCGACTACTCCAGGGAGGAGTTGTTCAGCGAGGTCAAGAGGGGAATCTACATCACCAACGTCTGGTACACCCGCTTCCAGAACTACGTTGCAGGGGACTTCTCCACAATCCCGAGGGACGGAATATTCCTCGTCGAGAACGGCGAGCTGAGGCCGATAAGGAACATCCGCGTCAGCGACAACTTCCAGAGGATCCTTGAGGGAATCAAGGCGCTCGGAAAGGAGAGCTACCACATCCACTGGTGGGAGGTCAGCACGCCGGTTTCAACGCCCTACGTTCTCGTGGAGGATGTTGGCATAACGAGGGCGACGAAGTGA
- a CDS encoding TldD/PmbA family protein, with amino-acid sequence MHELVEFAVEKALELGASYAEARFEEKNGTSLAMKNGNPEGLEILADRGIGIRVLVGGGMGFASTNVLTKESVSEAVKKAVKLARAASKVRNEPIRFSEEDFHRVSYKVKMKKDFRDVSPEEKLEILRKIEEEVKAAGVNVPMRYLMYSDQLWKKVFVNSEGAYVKSKIPRVSVTYNLVVFENGQMEQAPFVQRAFSGGLELIEKDEPWSWAVKDVEALKKLIYEGKKPPEGKVDLVISPEVAGIAVHESVGHPYESDRIFGREAAQAGESFVKPDMLGERIGSEAVTVIEDPTLPNSWGFYLYDDEGVKARPRYLIKDGIITEFLTNREYAYKLGQRSNAAARAINYNREPIVRMANTYLAPGDHSFEELIEDIKLGVYMVSFNEWNIDDRRYQQRYIGREAYLIENGEIKHPVRRPILEITTRALWSSVDAVGKEVEYYPGTCGKGEPGQGVPVWMGGAHARLRDIPLRRP; translated from the coding sequence ATGCATGAACTCGTAGAGTTCGCGGTTGAGAAGGCCCTCGAACTGGGGGCAAGCTATGCCGAGGCCCGCTTTGAGGAGAAGAACGGCACTTCTCTGGCCATGAAGAACGGCAATCCCGAAGGCCTTGAGATACTCGCCGACAGGGGGATTGGCATCAGGGTTTTAGTCGGGGGAGGCATGGGCTTCGCAAGCACCAACGTCCTCACGAAAGAGAGCGTAAGCGAGGCCGTCAAGAAGGCCGTCAAGCTGGCCAGAGCGGCCTCCAAGGTGAGAAACGAGCCAATTCGCTTTTCAGAAGAGGACTTCCACCGCGTTTCCTACAAGGTCAAGATGAAGAAGGACTTCAGGGACGTTTCCCCGGAAGAGAAGTTAGAAATCCTCCGGAAAATCGAGGAGGAGGTTAAAGCCGCCGGCGTGAACGTTCCCATGCGCTATCTAATGTACTCCGACCAGCTCTGGAAGAAGGTCTTCGTCAACAGCGAGGGGGCCTACGTGAAGAGCAAAATCCCGCGCGTTTCGGTAACTTATAACCTCGTTGTCTTCGAGAACGGCCAGATGGAGCAGGCGCCGTTCGTCCAGAGGGCGTTCTCCGGTGGACTGGAGCTCATCGAGAAGGACGAGCCGTGGAGCTGGGCGGTTAAGGATGTTGAAGCTCTGAAGAAGCTCATCTACGAGGGCAAGAAGCCGCCCGAAGGCAAGGTTGACCTGGTCATAAGCCCTGAGGTGGCAGGCATAGCCGTCCACGAGAGCGTCGGGCATCCCTACGAGTCGGACAGGATTTTCGGCAGGGAAGCGGCGCAGGCAGGAGAGAGCTTCGTCAAGCCAGACATGCTCGGCGAGAGAATCGGAAGTGAAGCCGTCACCGTCATAGAGGACCCGACCCTGCCGAACAGCTGGGGCTTCTACCTCTACGACGACGAGGGCGTCAAAGCGAGGCCGCGCTACCTCATCAAGGACGGAATAATCACCGAGTTCCTCACCAACAGGGAGTATGCCTATAAGCTCGGCCAGCGCTCCAACGCGGCCGCGAGGGCGATAAACTACAACCGCGAGCCGATAGTCAGGATGGCCAACACCTACCTAGCACCCGGTGACCACTCCTTCGAGGAGCTGATTGAGGACATCAAGCTCGGTGTTTACATGGTCTCGTTCAACGAGTGGAACATCGACGACAGGCGCTATCAGCAGAGGTACATCGGCAGGGAGGCCTACCTCATCGAGAACGGTGAGATAAAGCACCCGGTCAGGAGGCCTATCCTCGAGATAACCACCAGGGCCTTGTGGAGCAGCGTCGATGCAGTGGGCAAAGAGGTCGAGTACTACCCGGGAACCTGCGGCAAAGGTGAACCCGGACAGGGTGTCCCGGTCTGGATGGGCGGAGCACACGCGAGGCTCAGGGACATACCGCTGAGGAGGCCGTGA
- a CDS encoding MazG nucleotide pyrophosphohydrolase domain-containing protein — protein MEIREFQEMIREIYFHKDSKRGVERTFLWFVEEVGELSEAIRKNDREAMEEEFADVLAWLASLANLLDIDIEEAAKKKYPGVCPYCGKKPCECEEKF, from the coding sequence ATGGAGATACGCGAGTTTCAGGAGATGATCAGGGAGATCTACTTCCACAAGGACTCGAAGAGGGGAGTGGAGAGAACCTTCCTCTGGTTCGTAGAGGAAGTTGGCGAGCTGAGCGAGGCAATAAGGAAGAACGACCGCGAGGCCATGGAGGAGGAGTTCGCCGACGTTTTGGCGTGGCTCGCCAGCTTGGCCAACCTGCTCGATATCGATATTGAGGAAGCGGCGAAGAAGAAATATCCCGGCGTCTGCCCCTACTGCGGAAAGAAGCCGTGTGAATGTGAGGAGAAGTTTTAA
- a CDS encoding ATP-binding protein, whose protein sequence is MYDTIVGDDRMVQIGGPALGEDFHDRERELLELKRKVLKNNILITAPRRFGKTSLLRKFEGDMKKNGYTVIYLDVMDVSSPERFIHELTLAAFDEADLRDDFFEKLKKIFKGLTIDAKTPVASLKLELSKVVEDNVNEKTWHDTGREIVKAIVGSSEKKPVIVILDELPEAVSNMKKKGSDAVEFLQWFRKVRQKVPEIKFIVAGSTSFEKVVESISGRNAYINDMYTISLSGFSKEDALKFLETAFEEDDLPFTGGIGNKILELVGEPYVPYFLAVFVDILYEATEEGTSPDEIFNRLEEVYWSKLLGSEGTRYFRDYGDRLKIYYSEYLEPVKEILKEAAGSEEGINVDLAKEIFLERTGCSEDEFNLLLRDLENDFYISVRGDRIIFQSKLMKDWWGLNYG, encoded by the coding sequence TTGTACGACACCATAGTTGGGGATGATAGAATGGTTCAGATCGGCGGGCCGGCACTGGGAGAAGACTTCCATGACAGAGAACGGGAACTCTTAGAGCTTAAAAGGAAGGTGTTAAAGAACAATATCCTTATCACAGCCCCCCGACGGTTTGGAAAAACCTCTCTGCTCAGAAAGTTCGAGGGTGATATGAAGAAGAATGGGTATACTGTAATTTATCTCGACGTTATGGATGTATCGTCCCCTGAGAGATTTATCCATGAGCTAACTTTGGCAGCTTTTGATGAGGCTGATCTTAGAGATGACTTTTTCGAGAAACTTAAAAAGATATTCAAAGGCTTAACTATAGATGCGAAAACACCCGTTGCCTCTTTAAAGCTTGAGCTAAGCAAAGTTGTTGAAGACAATGTCAATGAGAAAACCTGGCATGACACTGGAAGGGAAATAGTTAAGGCAATCGTCGGCTCTTCTGAAAAGAAACCTGTCATTGTTATTCTCGATGAACTCCCGGAGGCAGTGTCCAATATGAAAAAGAAAGGTTCCGATGCCGTTGAGTTTCTCCAGTGGTTTAGGAAAGTGAGACAGAAAGTTCCAGAGATCAAATTCATCGTAGCGGGTTCCACGAGTTTTGAGAAAGTGGTAGAATCAATAAGTGGAAGAAATGCATACATAAATGACATGTACACCATTTCACTGAGTGGATTTTCAAAGGAAGACGCTCTGAAGTTTCTGGAAACAGCGTTCGAGGAGGATGATCTCCCATTCACAGGAGGAATTGGGAATAAAATCCTCGAACTTGTGGGGGAACCGTACGTCCCTTATTTCCTTGCAGTTTTTGTGGACATCTTATATGAAGCGACGGAAGAAGGAACGAGTCCTGATGAAATCTTTAACCGGCTTGAAGAGGTGTACTGGTCAAAACTACTCGGAAGTGAAGGTACTAGGTACTTCCGCGATTATGGTGATAGACTCAAGATATACTACTCCGAGTATCTTGAGCCAGTAAAGGAAATACTAAAGGAGGCCGCTGGTAGTGAGGAGGGAATTAATGTAGACCTTGCTAAGGAGATATTCCTAGAGCGCACGGGATGCAGTGAGGATGAGTTCAACCTCCTCCTTAGAGATCTAGAGAATGACTTCTATATCTCTGTGAGGGGTGATCGTATAATCTTCCAGTCAAAACTAATGAAGGATTGGTGGGGGCTGAACTATGGATGA
- a CDS encoding tetratricopeptide repeat protein, translating to MDDALYLFNPSVMEREILERIFVGEERRRLLERLRRDILKGARINSPRYYLVIGPRGIGKSHFVTLLYYRLLEHSDELLPVKLAEEEYSIFTLADFLVRVLEAMGKRDVVSKLEDHTEEEIIELAKEFLKENRKMIVVILENLNQILEEQMTEEEVKKFRSFLQETNFMSIVSTAPSIFPGVSKHSAPFFNFFRMIHLHEMSRDEVWELLRKLAEIEGDSELIRRINESRGPVNAVIRITGGNPRAVVLLYNVLKSGEVVSAENLLFKILDESTPYYQSIYSMLDGRKRKVLDTLIMIGRPATPKEIARKARMDERSVATYLRRLEREGYILSKRAGKNTYYSVRDVLFKLWRELRINPSQRGMVSLFIEFLQVWYTPEEIIERLSNLLEEKELDKKRAKEIAYLFFSLPKDYKMMIVEPVTRKLLEAGFVELIEENLSDMEVKEQALFVEFIELMKNGEYEKILKKASRHIERGEKSPIPWMFKAAALDELGREKEAEQVLKDAINMFRDSWLVLATLGFFYLAKEKLSEAIGLFERVIGMAPELHIGWALKGEALMAMGRYSEALEALNRAISLAANIENAELYLDRARCYLNLGKFEKAAEDAQRALDMEPDHPSAIRILALSLIELERYEEAIPLLDQYLQKHPEDWSAWRIKLGSLGLVGKGEDAINTANEIVKRYPMITDAWLVRLDIYLGATLEALIEGNFGNARNYLSTTVETINRVLTLDPTRTKETVSAISGFLRNVVEYCDMNALKLSLEYLRGVKNLKEILEPFEVAINVLETGNERAYLKLNPESRKIAEEIVKKMKEQKTLGETVRKLGTQK from the coding sequence ATGGATGATGCCTTGTACCTTTTTAATCCCTCAGTCATGGAAAGAGAGATCCTTGAGAGGATATTTGTAGGGGAAGAACGGAGGAGACTCCTTGAAAGACTAAGGCGAGATATCCTTAAGGGGGCTAGAATAAACAGTCCTCGCTACTACTTGGTAATCGGACCAAGGGGTATAGGGAAGAGCCATTTTGTGACTCTCTTATACTATCGGCTCTTGGAGCATTCCGACGAGTTGCTCCCAGTAAAGCTCGCAGAGGAGGAGTACTCTATCTTTACCTTGGCGGATTTTCTTGTTAGGGTTTTGGAGGCGATGGGGAAACGTGATGTGGTCAGCAAACTTGAAGACCACACTGAAGAGGAGATAATTGAACTGGCCAAGGAATTCTTGAAGGAAAATAGAAAGATGATCGTGGTTATACTTGAGAATCTCAATCAAATACTTGAGGAACAAATGACGGAGGAAGAGGTCAAAAAATTCCGCTCCTTCCTTCAGGAGACAAACTTCATGAGCATTGTCTCGACGGCTCCCTCCATTTTCCCAGGGGTATCAAAGCACAGCGCTCCATTCTTCAACTTCTTCCGCATGATTCATCTTCACGAAATGAGCAGGGATGAAGTGTGGGAACTCCTCCGGAAACTCGCCGAGATAGAGGGAGACTCAGAACTGATTAGGAGAATAAATGAATCAAGAGGCCCAGTGAATGCCGTTATTAGAATTACCGGTGGCAACCCAAGGGCGGTTGTTTTACTCTACAACGTGCTGAAGAGCGGTGAGGTTGTAAGTGCTGAGAACCTTCTTTTCAAGATACTGGACGAGAGCACACCGTACTATCAGAGCATATACTCAATGCTCGATGGTAGGAAGAGAAAAGTTCTCGATACCTTAATCATGATTGGTCGGCCTGCAACGCCCAAAGAGATTGCACGAAAGGCAAGAATGGACGAAAGATCCGTTGCTACCTATCTCCGTAGGCTAGAAAGGGAGGGCTATATTCTCTCAAAGAGGGCAGGTAAAAACACATACTACTCAGTAAGGGACGTCCTCTTCAAGTTATGGCGGGAGCTGAGGATCAATCCCAGCCAGAGGGGGATGGTATCTTTGTTCATCGAGTTTTTGCAGGTTTGGTACACTCCTGAGGAGATCATTGAGAGGCTATCTAACCTATTAGAAGAAAAAGAACTTGACAAAAAAAGGGCAAAGGAAATTGCATACCTATTTTTCAGCCTGCCTAAGGACTATAAAATGATGATTGTGGAACCAGTCACCAGAAAACTTCTAGAAGCAGGATTTGTAGAGCTAATAGAAGAGAACCTAAGTGACATGGAAGTTAAGGAACAGGCACTTTTTGTGGAATTCATCGAACTTATGAAAAATGGGGAGTATGAGAAAATCCTCAAAAAGGCCAGTCGGCACATAGAGAGGGGCGAAAAAAGCCCCATCCCGTGGATGTTTAAGGCAGCAGCCCTAGACGAACTTGGGAGGGAGAAGGAGGCTGAGCAAGTTCTTAAAGATGCCATTAACATGTTCAGAGACAGCTGGCTTGTGCTGGCCACACTGGGCTTTTTCTACCTAGCAAAAGAAAAGCTCTCTGAGGCAATAGGTCTCTTTGAAAGAGTCATTGGAATGGCGCCTGAGCTACATATAGGATGGGCCCTGAAAGGGGAGGCCCTCATGGCCATGGGGAGGTACTCTGAAGCATTGGAAGCACTGAACAGGGCAATTTCTTTGGCTGCAAATATAGAGAACGCAGAGTTGTACTTAGACCGCGCTAGGTGCTATCTTAACCTTGGTAAATTCGAAAAGGCTGCGGAAGACGCTCAACGTGCTCTTGACATGGAGCCAGATCATCCGAGCGCGATAAGGATACTAGCTCTTTCCCTTATAGAACTCGAACGCTACGAGGAAGCGATTCCTCTGCTTGACCAATACTTGCAAAAACATCCCGAAGACTGGAGTGCATGGAGAATCAAATTAGGTTCCCTGGGCTTGGTAGGAAAAGGTGAGGATGCTATAAACACTGCAAATGAGATTGTAAAGAGGTATCCTATGATTACAGATGCCTGGCTGGTTCGTCTGGATATCTATCTCGGAGCTACTCTGGAAGCCCTCATTGAGGGAAACTTTGGGAATGCAAGGAACTACCTCTCAACTACGGTTGAGACTATAAACAGAGTTCTAACGCTTGATCCGACTAGAACAAAGGAAACAGTAAGTGCAATATCCGGTTTTCTGAGAAATGTTGTTGAATACTGTGATATGAATGCGCTCAAGCTCTCACTGGAATACCTTAGAGGCGTCAAGAACCTCAAAGAGATATTGGAACCTTTTGAGGTTGCAATTAATGTGCTGGAAACTGGAAATGAGAGAGCGTACCTAAAACTTAATCCCGAAAGTCGGAAAATTGCAGAGGAAATAGTTAAAAAAATGAAAGAGCAGAAGACTTTAGGGGAGACGGTAAGAAAACTGGGAACACAGAAGTAG
- a CDS encoding aspartate/glutamate racemase family protein codes for MRKIGIIGGTSPEATCYYYKKYLEISREKFEPYVFPELIIYSINFKEFIHNPNGWEGRKEILIKAAKALENAGAEIISLSANTPHIVFPEIQKAVSVPMVSIIDALIEEMERRGVRKVLLLGTKTTMTADFYKNALREAGFDVITPNEGEMDELNRIITEELMFENFASRDWVLNLINRYIDKEGIEGVILGCTELPLIVKQGDVEAEVFDTVEIHMRKLIEVASENKE; via the coding sequence ATGAGGAAGATAGGAATAATAGGCGGAACAAGCCCCGAGGCGACGTGTTATTACTACAAGAAATACCTGGAGATAAGCCGCGAAAAGTTCGAGCCCTACGTTTTCCCCGAGCTGATAATCTACTCCATAAACTTCAAGGAGTTCATCCACAACCCGAACGGCTGGGAGGGGAGGAAGGAGATACTCATAAAGGCCGCCAAGGCCCTTGAGAATGCTGGAGCGGAGATAATATCGCTCTCGGCTAACACACCACACATCGTCTTCCCGGAGATCCAGAAGGCCGTAAGCGTCCCGATGGTGAGCATAATCGATGCGCTCATCGAGGAGATGGAGAGGCGGGGCGTTAGGAAGGTTCTCCTCCTCGGCACTAAGACCACCATGACCGCCGACTTCTACAAGAACGCCCTCCGCGAGGCCGGTTTCGATGTCATCACGCCGAACGAGGGGGAGATGGACGAGCTGAACAGAATCATCACCGAGGAGCTTATGTTCGAGAACTTCGCCAGCAGGGACTGGGTGCTCAACCTCATCAACCGCTACATAGATAAGGAAGGAATCGAAGGCGTCATCCTCGGCTGCACCGAGCTCCCGCTGATAGTGAAGCAGGGGGACGTTGAGGCCGAGGTCTTTGATACCGTTGAGATCCACATGAGGAAGCTCATCGAGGTAGCGAGCGAGAATAAAGAATGA
- a CDS encoding MinD/ParA family protein has translation MVVIGITGFEGSGKTALTANIGACLAMRGIRTLLVDADLYFPNLAFQFGVTPKYTIHSYLENPRMDLEWLTYPYMEIKNLHLLLGDPNAPIRHKLSFKSLTTLIEYFKPAYGAVLIDFPSGLPIDAHPLIPELDYHVLVIDPSTVPLRNLHDWVDSAIRKFLHLGIEDFWVILNKPLIPEKNLEALEKFVSEELEVPLLGTVPYDPMILEGTHNGAPLCAWSDELGVIAKLSYTFEEIFI, from the coding sequence ATGGTGGTCATAGGAATAACCGGTTTTGAAGGCAGCGGTAAGACCGCCCTAACTGCGAACATAGGGGCCTGCCTAGCCATGAGAGGCATCAGAACCCTTCTCGTCGACGCCGACCTGTACTTCCCCAACCTAGCGTTTCAGTTTGGGGTTACCCCCAAATACACGATTCACTCCTATCTGGAGAACCCAAGGATGGACCTGGAGTGGCTAACGTATCCGTACATGGAGATAAAGAACCTACATCTCCTCCTGGGCGACCCCAACGCCCCAATACGACACAAACTATCCTTCAAAAGCCTCACGACGCTCATCGAGTACTTTAAACCTGCATACGGCGCCGTCCTCATAGATTTCCCCTCGGGCCTTCCGATAGACGCCCACCCGCTCATCCCGGAGCTCGATTACCATGTGCTCGTCATAGATCCCAGCACCGTGCCCCTGAGGAACCTTCACGACTGGGTGGACTCGGCGATCAGGAAATTCCTCCACCTGGGAATCGAGGACTTCTGGGTGATTCTCAACAAGCCGCTCATACCAGAAAAGAACCTGGAGGCCCTTGAAAAGTTCGTCTCCGAGGAACTAGAGGTCCCTCTTCTCGGCACGGTACCGTACGACCCGATGATACTGGAGGGAACCCACAACGGCGCCCCGCTTTGTGCGTGGAGTGACGAGCTGGGTGTGATAGCCAAACTTTCTTATACATTCGAAGAAATTTTCATCTAA
- a CDS encoding mechanosensitive ion channel family protein yields MAALDEPLPYIGVTPFQLVSALIILIVGYIVAKILVSLFKKSMRKTKLPPLVIEFLGRFLAILLYIIVIIVALGAVGISVSPLILGLSAVIGLILGFGLQDTLTNLAAGVWITALRPIDLGEVVEVSGQTGSVSGIGLMSTELKTPDNRIITIPNKLVWGSIIVNYTRMPTRRVGVDIGVAYGTDLDRAIKLAMDLMKSHPKVLDDPEPSVVITALADSSINLQLRAWAKTDDYWDVKGDLTKGIYELYTKEGIEIPFPQLDVHVREMPE; encoded by the coding sequence ATGGCGGCTCTGGATGAGCCCCTGCCCTACATAGGGGTTACGCCGTTCCAGCTGGTATCGGCGCTGATAATCCTGATAGTGGGCTACATCGTGGCAAAGATTCTGGTCTCGCTCTTCAAAAAGAGCATGCGGAAAACGAAGCTCCCACCGCTCGTCATCGAGTTTCTGGGGAGGTTCCTGGCGATACTGCTCTACATCATAGTCATCATAGTGGCGCTCGGTGCCGTCGGCATCTCAGTATCGCCGCTAATACTCGGCCTCTCGGCGGTCATAGGCTTGATCTTGGGCTTTGGTCTGCAGGATACGCTCACCAACCTCGCCGCGGGCGTCTGGATAACCGCCCTTAGGCCCATAGACCTGGGGGAAGTCGTTGAGGTGTCGGGTCAGACCGGAAGCGTCAGCGGCATCGGACTTATGAGCACCGAGCTCAAAACCCCCGACAACAGGATAATAACAATACCCAACAAGCTCGTGTGGGGAAGCATAATCGTGAACTACACCCGCATGCCAACGAGAAGGGTTGGCGTCGATATAGGCGTCGCCTACGGCACGGACCTCGACAGGGCGATAAAGCTTGCCATGGACCTGATGAAGAGCCATCCAAAGGTGCTCGATGACCCCGAGCCGAGCGTCGTGATAACGGCCCTCGCGGATTCCTCTATCAATCTGCAGCTCAGGGCATGGGCCAAGACGGACGACTACTGGGACGTAAAGGGCGACCTCACGAAGGGCATATACGAGCTCTACACGAAAGAGGGCATCGAGATCCCGTTCCCGCAGCTCGACGTTCACGTCAGGGAGATGCCCGAGTGA